A window of the Agrococcus jejuensis genome harbors these coding sequences:
- a CDS encoding histidine phosphatase family protein encodes MTEATTTGGQRLPDELGALADGVSLTLHIVRHAETEYNVAHVMQGWSNSPITDRGHEQIAAAGAALAGVPFDAAFSSDLERTRLTAEGILAAHPSPPALALREDLREWNFGGNEEQPSAIVWGRLFAQHGLEVDRELSAMRVLAERMSWSDIFDGIADLDETGQSEKAAETVVRADLALAHVIQTVTADAQAGDERTVLVVSHGGFITTLLRQMTPEMTPTTILPNCSISTVRLQGTSWSLEGVGERPEAFAA; translated from the coding sequence ATGACCGAGGCCACGACCACCGGTGGGCAGCGCCTGCCCGACGAGCTCGGCGCGCTCGCCGACGGCGTCTCGCTCACGCTGCACATCGTGCGGCACGCCGAGACCGAGTACAACGTCGCGCACGTGATGCAGGGTTGGTCGAACTCGCCCATCACCGACCGCGGGCACGAGCAGATCGCGGCGGCCGGTGCCGCGCTCGCGGGCGTGCCGTTCGACGCGGCGTTCTCGAGCGACCTCGAGCGCACGCGCCTCACGGCCGAGGGCATCCTCGCCGCGCATCCCTCGCCGCCGGCGCTCGCGCTGCGCGAGGACCTGCGCGAGTGGAACTTCGGCGGCAACGAGGAGCAGCCGTCGGCGATCGTGTGGGGTCGGCTGTTCGCGCAGCACGGCCTCGAGGTCGACCGCGAGCTGTCGGCGATGCGCGTGCTCGCCGAGCGCATGTCGTGGAGCGACATCTTCGACGGCATCGCCGACCTCGACGAGACGGGCCAGAGCGAGAAGGCGGCCGAGACGGTCGTGCGCGCCGACCTCGCGCTCGCGCACGTCATCCAGACGGTGACGGCGGATGCGCAGGCCGGCGACGAGCGCACGGTGCTCGTGGTGAGCCACGGCGGGTTCATCACGACGCTGCTGCGCCAGATGACGCCCGAGATGACGCCGACGACCATCCTGCCGAACTGCTCGATCTCGACCGTGCGACTGCAGGGCACGTCGTGGTCGCTCGAGGGCGTCGGCGAGCGCCCCGAGGCGTTCGCGGCCTGA
- a CDS encoding bifunctional copper resistance protein CopD/cytochrome c oxidase assembly protein, translating to MARARLIGPGAVVAAGLVAVIVALELGGGAAPLTVGDPGAGVRWGTPIARMLQDIATATLIGGLVLSCFALVPGSKAWDKAIDVAAAAAGVATAASAAVAFLAFRTLVTSPLSVDATFTDSFLQFFTQIERGQYLGSATLAFAVVTTLLVVVRSAAGVAWVTVLSAAPLVLLAAAGHAGTAENHTLATSSLWLHLVFVSIWVGGLIHLAILRLDRSPSLHDAMRRYSSLALVSFAIVGFSGVASAWVRTGWEGLATPYGALVIVKTVLLVVLGAFGAWQRTRLIPRAVETGRIRWFLVAELAFMGVAMGVANGLAQTPTPISEVAVDSSPATILTGSPLPPTFEPIRLFTEWSLDPLWAVVCTMLAFFYVAGVVRVRRRGDAWPVLRTISWLAGVGLLAWVTSGPLAVYEHYQFSFHMAGHMLLGMAVPLLLVPGAPVTLGMRALTKRTDGTRGGREWLLAIVHSRYMQVIGHPIVSTGIFVASLWVFYFSPLFRWAMENHLGHVWMVVHFVGSGYLFVQALIGTDPSPHRTPFPMRLVMLLAAMAAHAFFGVTIMTGEGLLLADWFGAMGNGVDALEDQQVGGGIAWSIGEFPTIVLALITCVLWARTDQREQRRVDRKADRDGDADLQEYNAMLERMSKR from the coding sequence GTGGCACGCGCGAGACTGATCGGTCCGGGTGCCGTCGTCGCCGCAGGACTCGTCGCCGTCATCGTCGCCCTCGAGCTCGGCGGCGGAGCGGCCCCGCTCACGGTCGGCGACCCCGGCGCCGGCGTGCGATGGGGCACCCCCATCGCCCGCATGCTGCAGGACATCGCCACGGCGACGCTCATCGGCGGCCTCGTGCTGTCGTGCTTCGCGCTCGTGCCGGGCTCGAAGGCGTGGGACAAGGCCATCGACGTCGCCGCCGCCGCTGCGGGCGTCGCGACCGCCGCATCCGCCGCCGTCGCCTTCCTCGCGTTCCGCACGCTCGTCACGAGCCCGCTGTCGGTCGACGCGACGTTCACCGACTCGTTCCTGCAGTTCTTCACGCAGATCGAGCGCGGCCAGTACCTCGGGTCCGCGACGCTCGCGTTCGCGGTCGTGACGACGCTGCTCGTCGTCGTGCGCTCCGCAGCCGGCGTCGCGTGGGTGACGGTGCTGTCGGCCGCGCCGCTCGTGCTGCTCGCCGCGGCCGGCCACGCGGGCACGGCCGAGAACCACACGCTCGCGACGAGCTCGCTCTGGCTGCACCTCGTGTTCGTGAGCATCTGGGTGGGCGGCCTCATCCATCTCGCGATCCTGCGCCTCGACCGCAGCCCGAGCCTGCACGACGCCATGCGTCGCTACTCGTCGCTCGCCCTCGTCTCGTTCGCGATCGTCGGCTTCTCGGGCGTCGCCTCCGCCTGGGTGCGCACCGGCTGGGAGGGGCTCGCGACGCCGTACGGCGCGCTCGTGATCGTGAAGACGGTGCTGCTCGTCGTGCTCGGCGCCTTCGGCGCATGGCAGCGCACGCGCCTCATCCCGCGCGCGGTCGAGACGGGCCGCATCCGCTGGTTCCTCGTCGCCGAGCTCGCGTTCATGGGCGTCGCGATGGGCGTCGCGAACGGCCTGGCGCAGACGCCGACGCCGATCTCGGAGGTCGCGGTCGACTCGAGCCCCGCGACGATCCTCACGGGCTCGCCGCTGCCGCCGACGTTCGAGCCCATCCGCCTCTTCACCGAGTGGTCGCTCGACCCGCTGTGGGCCGTCGTGTGCACGATGCTCGCCTTCTTCTACGTCGCGGGCGTCGTGCGCGTGCGCCGCCGCGGCGACGCGTGGCCCGTGCTGCGCACGATCTCGTGGCTCGCGGGCGTCGGCCTGCTCGCGTGGGTCACGTCGGGCCCGCTCGCCGTGTACGAGCACTACCAGTTCTCGTTCCACATGGCCGGGCACATGCTGCTCGGCATGGCCGTGCCGCTGCTGCTCGTGCCCGGCGCGCCCGTGACGCTCGGCATGCGCGCGCTCACGAAGCGCACCGACGGCACGCGCGGCGGCCGTGAGTGGCTGCTCGCGATCGTGCACTCCCGCTACATGCAGGTGATCGGGCATCCGATCGTCTCGACCGGCATCTTCGTGGCGAGCCTGTGGGTGTTCTACTTCTCGCCGCTGTTCCGCTGGGCGATGGAGAACCACCTGGGCCACGTGTGGATGGTCGTGCACTTCGTCGGCTCGGGCTACCTGTTCGTGCAGGCGCTCATCGGCACCGACCCGTCGCCGCACCGCACGCCCTTCCCGATGCGCCTCGTCATGCTGCTCGCGGCGATGGCGGCGCACGCGTTCTTCGGCGTCACGATCATGACGGGCGAGGGGCTGCTGCTCGCCGACTGGTTCGGCGCGATGGGCAACGGCGTGGATGCGCTCGAGGACCAGCAGGTCGGCGGCGGCATCGCCTGGTCGATCGGCGAGTTCCCCACGATCGTGCTCGCCCTCATCACGTGCGTCCTGTGGGCGCGCACCGACCAGCGCGAGCAGCGCCGAGTCGACCGCAAGGCCGACCGCGACGGCGATGCCGACCTGCAGGAGTACAACGCGATGCTCGAGAGGATGTCGAAGCGATGA
- a CDS encoding HU family DNA-binding protein, which translates to MAETINKTTLVAKIAASTDASQATVGAVLDALFAEISGAVAKGDKVSIPGFLTAERTATAARTGRNPQTGAEIKIAAGHRVKLTAGSKLKAAVK; encoded by the coding sequence ATGGCAGAGACCATCAACAAGACGACCCTCGTCGCGAAGATCGCCGCGTCGACCGACGCCAGCCAGGCCACCGTCGGCGCTGTGCTCGACGCGCTGTTCGCCGAGATCTCGGGCGCCGTCGCCAAGGGCGACAAGGTGTCGATCCCCGGCTTCCTCACGGCCGAGCGCACCGCGACCGCTGCCCGCACGGGCCGCAACCCGCAGACGGGTGCCGAGATCAAGATCGCTGCCGGCCACCGCGTCAAGCTGACCGCTGGCTCGAAGCTCAAGGCTGCCGTCAAGTAG
- the yczE gene encoding membrane protein YczE: protein MTQPAASARRRLAMPAWLTRLVLPVEAVSRRDVGRRLVQLVVGLWLYGVGIGLMVRAEIGVAPWDVLTLGVQAQTGLGFGLIIILTSAAVLLLWIPLRQRVGVGTLLNGLLVGPFAELTLAIVPRVPTADPATWWFRVPLFVLGLVVLAVATGMYITARFGPGPRDGLMTGVVRVTKWPIWVVRTLIEGSVLVVGLLLGGPLGVGAVIFAFGVGPVVGRTLPWFDRRRSAAEAREAARVAALRG, encoded by the coding sequence ATGACCCAGCCCGCCGCATCCGCACGCCGTCGCCTCGCCATGCCCGCATGGCTCACGCGCCTCGTGCTGCCGGTCGAGGCCGTGTCGCGTCGCGACGTCGGCCGCCGTCTCGTGCAGCTCGTCGTGGGCCTCTGGCTCTACGGCGTCGGCATCGGCCTCATGGTGCGCGCCGAGATCGGCGTCGCGCCGTGGGACGTGCTGACCCTCGGCGTGCAGGCGCAGACGGGCCTCGGCTTCGGGCTCATCATCATCCTCACGTCGGCCGCGGTGCTGCTGCTCTGGATCCCGCTGCGCCAGCGCGTGGGCGTGGGCACGCTGCTCAACGGCCTCCTCGTGGGGCCGTTCGCCGAGCTGACGCTCGCGATCGTGCCGCGCGTGCCCACCGCCGACCCCGCGACGTGGTGGTTCCGCGTGCCGCTGTTCGTGCTCGGCCTCGTCGTGCTCGCCGTCGCGACCGGCATGTACATCACGGCGCGCTTCGGCCCCGGCCCCCGCGACGGGCTCATGACAGGCGTCGTGCGCGTCACGAAGTGGCCCATCTGGGTCGTGCGCACGCTCATCGAGGGCTCGGTGCTCGTGGTCGGCCTGCTGCTGGGTGGTCCGCTCGGCGTCGGCGCCGTCATCTTCGCCTTCGGCGTCGGGCCCGTCGTGGGCCGCACGCTGCCGTGGTTCGATCGCCGTCGCAGCGCCGCCGAGGCGCGCGAGGCGGCCCGCGTCGCGGCCCTGCGCGGCTGA
- the yczR gene encoding MocR-like transcription factor YczR produces MGSRLGRQLGEWYQGGAVAQSLADRIRMLILDGRLTVGERVPSERALATEVGRSRATVTKAYETLADAGYLARVHGSGTRVALPHRSATRVPAPSDDVIDLTIASVGSTPGLHAATVRALDRLASLLGTPGYSLDGLADLRERIAARYTQRGLPTDPSQIVVTSGAMHALTLITAAFGERGRAAIVEQPTFPHAMDALRRVGMRLVPTPVTPEGWDLAHLAGRIRETRPGIVYTIADLHNPTGATMPDLERAKLAATARSVGALVIVDETCVELDVDRGWTPHPFASHGPAISIGSMSKLAWGGLRIGWIRADAPHVERLLAVRPSFDLGSPLLEQCIATELLDDMDGLLAHTKRRLTAGRASVRAGLATHLPGVVMPEVPGGLAAWVDLGSPMSTNLSLAAREHGLLLPPGPRFTATGVLDRFARIPITWEPEVMDAAMERLGMAWRDLRAGSTPRAGAYEELAVV; encoded by the coding sequence ATGGGATCACGACTCGGACGCCAGCTCGGCGAGTGGTACCAGGGCGGCGCCGTGGCGCAGTCCCTGGCGGACCGCATCCGCATGCTCATCCTCGACGGCCGCCTCACGGTCGGCGAGCGAGTGCCGAGCGAGCGAGCGCTCGCCACCGAGGTGGGCCGTTCGCGCGCCACCGTCACGAAGGCGTACGAGACGCTCGCCGACGCTGGCTACCTCGCCCGCGTGCACGGCTCCGGCACTCGCGTCGCCCTTCCCCACCGCTCGGCGACGCGCGTGCCCGCGCCGAGCGACGACGTCATCGACCTCACGATCGCGTCCGTCGGATCGACGCCCGGCCTGCACGCCGCGACCGTGCGCGCGCTCGACCGGCTCGCGTCGCTGCTCGGCACCCCCGGCTACTCGCTCGACGGCCTCGCCGACCTGCGCGAGCGCATCGCCGCCCGCTACACGCAGCGCGGCCTGCCCACCGACCCGTCGCAGATCGTCGTGACGAGCGGCGCCATGCACGCGCTCACCCTCATCACGGCGGCGTTCGGCGAGCGCGGGCGAGCGGCGATCGTCGAGCAGCCCACGTTCCCGCACGCGATGGATGCGCTGCGCCGCGTCGGCATGCGCCTCGTGCCCACGCCCGTCACGCCCGAGGGCTGGGACCTCGCGCACCTCGCCGGCCGCATCCGCGAGACGAGGCCGGGCATCGTCTACACGATCGCCGACCTGCACAACCCGACGGGCGCGACGATGCCCGACCTCGAGCGCGCGAAGCTCGCCGCGACCGCGCGCAGCGTCGGCGCGCTCGTGATCGTCGACGAGACGTGCGTCGAGCTCGACGTCGACCGCGGCTGGACGCCGCACCCGTTCGCCTCGCACGGGCCGGCGATCAGCATCGGCTCGATGTCGAAGCTCGCGTGGGGCGGCCTGCGCATCGGGTGGATCCGCGCGGATGCGCCGCACGTCGAGCGCCTGCTCGCGGTGCGCCCGTCGTTCGACCTCGGCAGCCCGCTGCTCGAGCAGTGCATCGCCACCGAGCTGCTCGACGACATGGACGGCCTGCTCGCCCACACGAAGCGCCGCCTCACCGCGGGCCGCGCGTCGGTGCGCGCCGGGCTCGCGACGCACCTGCCCGGCGTCGTGATGCCCGAGGTGCCCGGCGGCCTCGCCGCGTGGGTCGACCTCGGCTCGCCCATGTCGACGAACCTGTCGCTCGCGGCGCGCGAGCACGGGCTGCTGCTGCCGCCCGGTCCGCGCTTCACGGCGACGGGCGTGCTCGACCGCTTCGCGCGCATCCCCATCACGTGGGAGCCCGAGGTGATGGATGCGGCGATGGAGCGCCTCGGCATGGCGTGGCGCGACCTACGCGCCGGCTCGACGCCGCGCGCTGGCGCCTACGAGGAGCTCGCGGTCGTCTGA
- a CDS encoding YaeQ family protein, producing MGIGATIHTFDVTLADVDRGVYDDLSFKVAQHPSETLAFLTTRVLAYLLEFEEGIAFGDSLSGGDEPAVLVRDLTGALQAWIEAGAPEADRIHRGSMAAERCAVYTHRDPDKVAGRWAGKRIHKAEQVRLVSFDDGFVDAVADAIARRTTMTFSVTEGVVYAEVNGTALSSSIHERRAG from the coding sequence ATGGGCATCGGCGCGACCATCCACACGTTCGACGTGACGCTGGCCGACGTCGACCGCGGCGTCTACGACGACCTCTCGTTCAAGGTCGCGCAGCACCCGTCGGAGACGCTCGCGTTCCTCACGACGCGCGTGCTCGCGTACCTGCTCGAGTTCGAGGAGGGCATCGCGTTCGGCGACTCCCTCTCGGGCGGCGACGAGCCCGCCGTGCTCGTGCGCGACCTCACGGGTGCGCTGCAGGCGTGGATCGAGGCGGGCGCGCCCGAGGCCGACCGCATCCACCGCGGTAGCATGGCGGCTGAGCGCTGCGCCGTCTACACGCACCGCGACCCCGACAAGGTCGCCGGCCGGTGGGCGGGCAAGCGCATCCACAAGGCCGAGCAGGTGCGGCTCGTGTCGTTCGACGACGGATTCGTGGATGCGGTCGCAGACGCGATCGCGCGCCGCACGACCATGACGTTCTCGGTGACCGAGGGCGTCGTCTACGCCGAGGTCAACGGCACGGCGCTGTCGAGCAGCATCCACGAGCGCCGCGCGG